A portion of the Nitratidesulfovibrio termitidis HI1 genome contains these proteins:
- a CDS encoding tetratricopeptide repeat protein encodes MTNSTLTMTPLDGSRKLVLLAVCVGLACMLGASFLYRLSNPSLVQQGRGPAAQEQAGEHDGEMEVVSALMQKVQQNPTDAGALFALGQHFLDHSDWARAESFLARAVVAAPADPQPLYMLGIAQYQQQSFDKAAETFERLIEIDPQPAARFNLGILYRHYLKAEAKGNAHLKAILEDAKAPEDLKAQARQELESPTHGDTGKVPEEKKQDKKQ; translated from the coding sequence ATGACAAATAGCACCCTGACCATGACTCCGCTGGACGGCAGCCGCAAGCTGGTGCTGCTGGCCGTGTGCGTTGGCCTTGCCTGCATGCTGGGCGCGTCGTTCCTGTACCGTCTGTCCAACCCTTCGCTGGTGCAGCAGGGGCGCGGCCCCGCCGCGCAGGAACAGGCAGGGGAACACGATGGCGAGATGGAAGTGGTGTCCGCGCTGATGCAGAAGGTGCAGCAGAACCCCACCGACGCGGGCGCGCTGTTCGCCCTTGGCCAGCACTTTCTGGATCACTCCGATTGGGCCCGCGCCGAAAGCTTTCTGGCCCGCGCCGTGGTGGCCGCCCCGGCGGACCCGCAGCCGCTGTACATGCTGGGCATCGCCCAGTATCAGCAGCAATCCTTCGACAAGGCTGCGGAAACCTTCGAGCGGCTCATCGAAATCGATCCCCAGCCCGCCGCGCGCTTCAACCTTGGCATCCTGTACCGCCACTACCTGAAGGCCGAAGCCAAGGGTAACGCCCATCTGAAAGCCATACTGGAAGACGCCAAGGCCCCGGAAGACCTCAAGGCCCAGGCCCGGCAGGAACTGGAGTCGCCCACCCACGGCGACACCGGCAAGGTGCCCGAGGAAAAAAAGCAGGACAAAAAGCAGTAG
- a CDS encoding YcaO-like family protein — MPDQTKPAASPAALPTLHYRYAHTSTEATTGYFACEPPADMTFEQGLDRLEATPRDEFLHSHLLRIAAVFPPERMAALLDGLDPIARPATTALLREACLLNPDLSGLLQAAPAPTPEALAAIEAATPHIALRWHAQPDHDLHRAWCEVFRDNMHNHRMLPQLEDMDIPPLFDPAEILDGAERPVATAADIRALLAMEPADPAPWQRPPSHETASIALERLVENGIIAGVEMRHEASLSPIALLRRWNVDMTVRCGALDYTLKGEGTTYGRGLSLADARASYAMEMVERASSYVSVGEVDGQPHVLDRATPQPLLRARLSELLADGREVLPPHAIPLEAPYQDQPLYWLTGHTPDDAGGTRPVLVPAQMAYLFCNLDEIALFSASGSTGLATGNIMAEAKVAALTEILERDAEATMPYDRSQCFRLVTDDARLQSLLDDYAARGIHIQFQDLTTEFGVPCYKCFVVGPRGQVARGTGAGLSGRRAVLSAMTETPFAYPNGGPSGPGVRGLPERKLEDLPDLALESPQRNLALLETLFAVNRMAPVYVELTHADLEFPVVKALVPGLESTADFDTWSRMSRRLFRNYLRLRG, encoded by the coding sequence ATGCCCGACCAGACCAAGCCTGCGGCCAGCCCCGCCGCCCTCCCCACCCTGCATTACCGCTACGCGCACACTTCTACAGAGGCCACCACCGGCTATTTCGCCTGCGAGCCTCCGGCGGACATGACCTTCGAACAGGGCCTCGACCGGCTGGAGGCCACGCCCCGTGACGAATTCCTGCACAGCCATCTGCTGCGCATTGCCGCCGTGTTCCCCCCGGAACGCATGGCTGCCCTTCTGGACGGCCTTGATCCCATCGCACGCCCCGCCACCACCGCCCTGCTGCGCGAGGCGTGCCTGCTGAACCCCGACCTTTCCGGCCTGCTTCAGGCCGCTCCGGCCCCCACGCCGGAAGCCCTTGCCGCCATCGAAGCCGCCACCCCGCACATCGCCCTGCGCTGGCACGCCCAGCCCGACCACGACCTGCACCGCGCATGGTGCGAGGTGTTCCGCGACAACATGCACAACCACCGCATGCTGCCGCAGCTAGAGGATATGGACATCCCCCCGCTGTTCGACCCGGCGGAAATTCTCGACGGCGCGGAGCGCCCGGTGGCCACCGCCGCCGACATCCGCGCCCTGCTGGCCATGGAGCCCGCAGACCCCGCCCCCTGGCAGCGCCCGCCGTCGCACGAGACGGCATCCATCGCGCTGGAGCGACTGGTGGAAAACGGCATCATTGCCGGGGTCGAAATGCGCCACGAGGCGTCCCTTTCGCCCATTGCCCTGCTGCGCCGCTGGAATGTGGACATGACCGTGCGCTGCGGCGCGCTCGACTACACCCTGAAGGGCGAGGGCACCACCTACGGCCGGGGCCTGTCCCTGGCCGACGCGCGCGCCTCCTACGCCATGGAGATGGTGGAACGCGCCTCGTCCTACGTCTCCGTGGGCGAGGTGGACGGGCAACCGCACGTGCTCGACCGGGCCACCCCGCAGCCGCTGCTGCGCGCCCGCCTGTCCGAACTGCTGGCCGATGGCCGCGAGGTGCTGCCTCCCCACGCCATCCCGCTGGAAGCGCCCTATCAGGACCAGCCCCTGTACTGGCTCACCGGGCACACCCCCGACGACGCGGGCGGCACGCGGCCCGTGCTGGTGCCCGCACAGATGGCCTATCTGTTCTGCAATCTGGACGAAATCGCCCTGTTCTCGGCGTCCGGCTCCACCGGCCTCGCCACCGGCAACATCATGGCCGAGGCCAAGGTGGCCGCGCTCACAGAAATCCTTGAGCGCGACGCCGAAGCCACCATGCCCTATGACCGTTCGCAGTGCTTCCGTCTGGTCACGGACGACGCGCGCCTGCAATCCCTGCTGGACGACTACGCCGCGCGCGGCATCCACATCCAGTTCCAGGACCTGACCACCGAGTTCGGCGTGCCCTGCTACAAGTGCTTCGTGGTAGGGCCGCGCGGTCAGGTGGCGCGCGGCACCGGCGCGGGCCTTTCCGGTCGCCGGGCCGTGCTTTCCGCCATGACCGAAACGCCCTTCGCCTACCCCAACGGCGGCCCCTCCGGCCCCGGCGTGCGCGGCCTGCCCGAACGCAAGCTGGAAGACCTGCCCGACCTGGCCCTGGAATCGCCCCAGCGCAATCTGGCGCTGCTGGAAACCCTGTTCGCCGTCAACCGCATGGCGCCCGTGTACGTGGAACTTACCCACGCCGACCTGGAATTCCCCGTGGTCAAGGCGCTGGTGCCCGGACTGGAATCCACCGCCGACTTCGACACGTGGTCGCGCATGAGCCGCCGGTTGTTCCGCAATTACCTGAGGTTGCGGGGATAA
- a CDS encoding cytochrome c biogenesis protein, whose protein sequence is MQTNRLSPVMPLVGIIAGLALALCQYLIFVYAPVEQAMGIVQKIFYFHMPLAWWSLISFLTVFAASIAFLRTRNWKWDALSGAAAEVGVLFSGLALITGSIWGRHSWGVWWTWDPRLTTTLVMWFVYAGYLVLRTLDLPRERLGTVSAVVGIVAFLDVPLVFLSARLWRSIHPAVFASKGGGLEPEMKTTVIVCIVAFGFLWVALTWLRATQRRMAARIDVLATETTI, encoded by the coding sequence ATGCAAACGAACCGGCTTTCCCCCGTGATGCCCCTTGTCGGGATTATCGCGGGCCTGGCCCTCGCGCTCTGCCAATACCTGATCTTCGTGTACGCCCCCGTGGAACAGGCCATGGGCATCGTGCAGAAGATCTTCTACTTTCACATGCCGCTGGCGTGGTGGTCGCTGATCAGCTTCCTTACCGTGTTTGCGGCCAGCATCGCCTTTCTGCGCACCCGCAACTGGAAGTGGGACGCGCTGTCCGGCGCCGCCGCCGAGGTGGGCGTGCTGTTCAGCGGCCTTGCCCTCATCACCGGCTCCATCTGGGGCCGCCACTCCTGGGGCGTCTGGTGGACGTGGGACCCGCGACTGACCACCACTCTGGTCATGTGGTTCGTGTACGCGGGCTACCTTGTGCTGCGCACCCTCGATCTGCCGCGCGAGCGGCTGGGCACCGTTTCCGCCGTGGTGGGCATAGTGGCCTTCCTCGACGTGCCGCTGGTGTTCCTGTCCGCCCGGCTGTGGCGCTCCATCCACCCCGCCGTGTTCGCATCGAAAGGCGGGGGACTGGAACCGGAAATGAAGACCACCGTCATCGTCTGCATCGTCGCCTTCGGCTTTCTGTGGGTGGCGCTGACCTGGCTGCGCGCGACGCAGCGGCGCATGGCGGCACGCATCGACGTGCTTGCGACGGAAACCACCATCTAG
- the hisA gene encoding 1-(5-phosphoribosyl)-5-[(5-phosphoribosylamino)methylideneamino]imidazole-4-carboxamide isomerase produces the protein MILFPAVDIKDGRCVRLRQGRADAETVFSDDPAAMARHWQDQGAKWLHVIDLDGAFSGMPANFELIRRICADLSVPVQLGGGIRDEATAKAYLDAGVQRLIIGTVALEEPDLYARLCAAFPGRIGVSLDAEGGRLKTKGWVADSGLTVDDVLPRLLDAGTAFVIYTDIDRDGMQTGVNLAALERLAGMCPVPVIAAGGVATLEDVRALYPLTQTSSVEGAITGRAIYTGTLDLHAAMEWIAAQ, from the coding sequence GTGATCCTTTTCCCCGCCGTGGACATCAAGGACGGTCGCTGCGTGCGGCTGCGGCAGGGCCGCGCCGACGCCGAAACCGTGTTTTCCGACGACCCGGCCGCCATGGCCCGCCACTGGCAGGACCAGGGCGCCAAATGGCTGCATGTCATCGATCTGGATGGCGCCTTCAGCGGCATGCCCGCCAACTTCGAGCTGATCCGCCGCATCTGCGCCGACCTTTCTGTGCCGGTACAGCTTGGCGGCGGCATCCGCGACGAGGCCACGGCCAAGGCCTACCTTGACGCCGGGGTGCAGCGGCTGATCATCGGCACCGTGGCCCTGGAGGAACCGGACCTGTACGCCCGCCTGTGCGCCGCCTTTCCGGGGCGCATCGGGGTTTCGCTGGACGCCGAAGGCGGCAGGCTGAAGACCAAGGGCTGGGTGGCCGATTCCGGCCTGACCGTGGACGACGTGCTGCCCCGCCTGCTGGACGCGGGCACCGCCTTTGTCATCTACACCGACATCGACCGCGACGGCATGCAGACCGGGGTAAACCTGGCCGCGCTGGAACGGCTGGCGGGCATGTGCCCGGTGCCGGTCATCGCGGCGGGTGGCGTGGCCACGCTGGAGGACGTGCGGGCGCTATACCCGCTGACGCAGACGTCAAGCGTGGAAGGCGCCATCACTGGCCGGGCCATTTACACCGGCACCCTCGACCTACACGCGGCCATGGAGTGGATTGCGGCGCAATAA
- the tatB gene encoding Sec-independent protein translocase protein TatB: MFGIGSTELLVIMVVALIVLGPKNLPNIARTLGKALGEFRRVSTDFQRTLNTEIELDDHERRKKEAEKEFFDDKAKAEAPKAEPQKAEAAATTVETATESTGKNA; this comes from the coding sequence ATGTTCGGCATCGGCAGCACGGAACTTCTCGTCATCATGGTCGTGGCCCTCATCGTCCTCGGTCCCAAGAACCTGCCCAACATCGCGCGTACACTGGGCAAGGCACTGGGTGAATTCCGCAGGGTTTCCACCGACTTTCAGCGCACGCTGAACACCGAGATCGAACTCGACGATCACGAGCGCCGCAAGAAGGAAGCCGAAAAGGAATTCTTCGACGACAAGGCCAAGGCCGAAGCCCCCAAGGCAGAACCGCAAAAGGCCGAAGCGGCTGCCACCACCGTGGAAACCGCCACCGAATCCACCGGTAAGAACGCATGA
- the tatC gene encoding twin-arginine translocase subunit TatC — protein sequence MTLLDHLSELRVRLVRSLIALAVGFFACYGFAEQLFNYLMIPLTRALPAGAKLIYTALPEAFFVYMQVALVAGAFLASPYLFYQIWSFIAPGLYDEEKRHVIPIAGASALFFVAGAAFCYFQVFPYAFEFFVGFATDTIAPMPKLDEYLGFTLKMLLAFGLIFEMPLFAFFLSRLGIVTAQGMRKTRKYAILGIFVVAAILTPPDVFSQMMMAAPMLVLYEISILVAATFGKKKRSAEDDDAAEEAESGEGDKPDPDTAMQGD from the coding sequence ATGACCCTGCTGGACCATCTTTCCGAACTGCGCGTGCGCCTGGTGCGCAGCCTCATCGCGCTGGCCGTGGGTTTTTTCGCCTGCTACGGCTTTGCCGAACAGCTGTTCAACTACCTGATGATCCCGCTGACCCGGGCGCTGCCGGCCGGGGCCAAGCTGATCTACACCGCCCTGCCCGAGGCGTTCTTCGTCTACATGCAGGTGGCGCTGGTGGCCGGGGCCTTCCTGGCCAGCCCGTACCTGTTCTACCAGATATGGTCGTTCATCGCGCCCGGCCTGTACGACGAGGAAAAGCGCCACGTCATCCCCATTGCCGGGGCCTCTGCGCTGTTCTTCGTGGCGGGTGCGGCGTTCTGCTATTTCCAGGTGTTCCCGTATGCCTTCGAGTTCTTCGTGGGCTTCGCCACCGACACCATCGCGCCCATGCCCAAACTGGACGAGTATCTGGGCTTCACGCTCAAGATGCTGCTGGCCTTCGGGCTGATCTTCGAGATGCCGTTGTTCGCGTTCTTCCTGTCGCGGCTTGGCATCGTCACCGCGCAGGGGATGCGCAAGACCCGCAAGTACGCCATCCTCGGCATCTTCGTCGTGGCGGCCATCCTTACCCCGCCGGATGTTTTCTCGCAGATGATGATGGCGGCGCCCATGCTTGTGCTGTATGAAATAAGCATCCTCGTGGCCGCCACATTCGGAAAGAAGAAGCGCAGCGCGGAAGATGACGATGCGGCGGAAGAAGCAGAGTCCGGCGAGGGTGACAAGCCCGATCCCGACACGGCCATGCAGGGCGACTAA
- a CDS encoding CcmD family protein, which produces MESTQWLLIANVAVWLGIGGYLFLMARAQQTLDRRIRHMEMLANDK; this is translated from the coding sequence ATGGAAAGTACCCAATGGCTCCTGATCGCCAACGTGGCCGTATGGCTCGGCATCGGCGGCTACCTGTTCCTGATGGCCCGCGCGCAGCAGACCCTGGACCGGCGCATTCGCCACATGGAGATGCTGGCCAATGACAAATAG
- a CDS encoding gamma-glutamyltransferase family protein, whose product MLHTPRARRGMVVTPHHLASQAGLAILREGGNAVEAVVAAAATLCAVYPHMTGLGGDGFWLIHEPGAPAPVGIDASGRSGAAVTPDLLRAAGHTHQIPRRGPLAAITVAGAVSGWAAALDHACAWGPALPLPRLLEEAEWHARHGFTVTTGHHELVRANVESLTAQPGFAAQFLSDGACPPEGSTLRLPALADTLHTLGTRGLDDFYRGRVAAAMAADLAEAGSPLTAVDLADHHASLVAPLSLRLEQGQVFNLPPPSQGVASLCILGIFERLRSAGASIEPETFAHLHAIVEATKRAFRMRDGLVGDPDHAPYPPVNPLHPDRLDALARDVDMARALPWPAPPSGGDTVWLGAVDAQGRAVSCIQSIYFEFGSGVVLPRTGITWQNRGCGFSLQAGSPASLAPRRKPFHTLNPAMALLADGRVMPYGTMGGEGQPQTQAAVFTRHVVFGQSLQRAVSAPRWLLGRTWGDDAVHLRLEGRIAPDVADALRAAGHPVRMVDDYDPVMGHAGAIVRHADGTLEGAADPRGDGCVAAW is encoded by the coding sequence ATGCTGCACACGCCGCGCGCCCGCAGGGGCATGGTCGTCACCCCCCACCACCTTGCCTCGCAGGCGGGCCTTGCCATCCTGCGCGAAGGCGGCAATGCCGTGGAGGCCGTGGTGGCGGCAGCCGCCACGCTGTGCGCCGTCTACCCGCACATGACCGGCCTTGGCGGCGACGGTTTCTGGCTGATTCACGAACCCGGCGCGCCCGCCCCTGTGGGCATCGACGCCAGCGGACGCTCCGGCGCTGCGGTGACCCCGGACCTGCTGCGCGCGGCGGGGCATACGCACCAGATACCCCGACGCGGCCCGCTGGCCGCCATCACCGTGGCAGGAGCCGTATCCGGCTGGGCGGCGGCGCTGGACCACGCCTGCGCCTGGGGTCCGGCCCTGCCCCTGCCCCGCCTGCTGGAAGAAGCAGAATGGCACGCCCGACACGGCTTTACCGTCACCACAGGGCACCATGAACTGGTACGTGCCAACGTGGAATCGCTGACCGCGCAACCCGGCTTTGCCGCACAGTTCCTGTCAGACGGCGCGTGCCCGCCGGAAGGAAGCACCCTGCGCCTGCCCGCCCTGGCCGATACCCTGCACACGCTGGGCACGCGCGGGCTGGACGACTTCTACCGAGGGCGGGTGGCCGCCGCCATGGCCGCAGACCTTGCCGAAGCGGGCTCGCCCCTCACGGCGGTGGACCTTGCGGACCACCATGCGTCGCTGGTGGCTCCGCTGTCCCTGCGCCTGGAGCAAGGGCAGGTATTCAATCTGCCACCACCGTCGCAGGGGGTGGCCTCGCTGTGCATCCTCGGCATCTTCGAACGGTTGCGCAGTGCTGGCGCCTCCATCGAGCCGGAAACCTTCGCCCACCTCCACGCCATAGTGGAAGCCACCAAGCGCGCCTTCCGGATGCGCGACGGCCTTGTGGGCGACCCCGACCATGCCCCCTACCCGCCCGTGAACCCCCTGCACCCCGACCGGCTGGACGCCCTTGCCCGCGACGTGGACATGGCCCGCGCCCTGCCGTGGCCCGCGCCGCCCTCCGGCGGCGACACGGTGTGGCTGGGCGCGGTGGACGCGCAGGGGCGCGCCGTCAGCTGCATCCAGAGCATCTACTTCGAATTCGGGTCCGGCGTGGTCCTGCCGCGCACCGGCATCACCTGGCAGAACCGGGGCTGCGGCTTTTCCCTCCAGGCGGGCAGCCCTGCCTCGCTGGCCCCGCGCCGCAAGCCGTTCCACACCCTGAACCCTGCCATGGCCCTGCTGGCCGACGGCAGGGTCATGCCGTACGGCACCATGGGCGGCGAGGGCCAGCCCCAGACCCAGGCCGCCGTGTTCACACGCCATGTGGTTTTCGGCCAGTCGCTGCAACGGGCCGTCAGCGCCCCGCGCTGGTTGCTGGGGCGGACGTGGGGAGACGACGCCGTACATCTGCGGCTGGAGGGCCGCATCGCCCCGGACGTTGCCGACGCGCTGCGCGCCGCCGGGCACCCCGTGCGCATGGTGGACGACTACGACCCGGTCATGGGACATGCCGGGGCCATCGTGCGCCATGCGGACGGCACGCTGGAAGGCGCGGCAGACCCGCGCGGCGACGGCTGCGTGGCCGCGTGGTGA
- a CDS encoding imidazoleglycerol-phosphate dehydratase → MSQRSAAVFRETKETSIRLDLVVDGQGLVNVHTGFGMADHVITLAAFWAGFDLTLSCTGDLEIDAHHTVEDVGLCLGQALAEALGERSGIARVGFARVPMDEALADVCIDISGRPWLEWRGDDLLPPVIAGQERDLWREFLKAFASAARMNLHVSFLYGRNGHHLLESAAKGLGLALRQAVRRDRETLLSTKGSLD, encoded by the coding sequence ATGAGCCAACGCAGCGCCGCCGTGTTCCGCGAAACCAAGGAGACCTCCATCCGCCTCGACCTCGTGGTGGACGGGCAGGGCTTGGTCAACGTGCATACCGGGTTCGGCATGGCGGACCATGTCATCACCCTGGCCGCGTTCTGGGCCGGGTTCGACCTTACCCTGTCCTGTACCGGCGACCTGGAAATCGACGCCCATCACACCGTGGAGGACGTGGGCCTGTGCCTGGGCCAGGCCCTGGCCGAAGCCCTGGGAGAACGGTCGGGCATCGCCCGCGTGGGTTTTGCCCGCGTGCCCATGGATGAAGCGCTGGCCGACGTTTGCATCGACATTTCCGGTCGTCCGTGGCTTGAATGGCGCGGGGACGACCTTCTGCCGCCCGTCATCGCCGGGCAGGAACGCGACCTGTGGCGCGAGTTCCTGAAGGCGTTCGCCTCGGCCGCCCGCATGAACCTGCACGTCTCGTTCCTGTACGGCAGGAACGGTCACCACTTGCTGGAATCCGCCGCCAAGGGGCTGGGACTTGCCCTGCGCCAGGCGGTGCGCCGTGACCGCGAGACGCTGCTCAGCACCAAAGGGAGCCTAGACTGA
- the guaB gene encoding IMP dehydrogenase, whose amino-acid sequence MSKIVCKALTFDDVLLQPGYSEVTPDLVDVSTWLTPEIRLNIPLLSAAMDTVTDSGMAISMARNGGVGVIHKNMPVDRQRIEVEKVKKSESGMIIDPVTIDPDYSVRQALELMAEYRVSGLPVVRGVELVGILTNRDVRFVKDLEGTQVREVMTSKNLVTVPVGTTLDEAKDLLHAHRIEKLLVVDEGNRLKGLITMKDIDKVQKYPNSCKDDNGRLRVGAAIGIGKDCEERAGALLAAGVDFLVLDSAHGHSRNVLRAIEMVKGAFPKCQLVAGNVATYEGAKAILKAGANTVKVGIGPGSICTTRIVAGVGVPQVTAILESVRAARELDRCIIADGGVKFSGDVVKAIAMGADTVMIGSLFAGTDESPGETILYQGRSYKIYRGMGSIDAMKEGSSDRYFQEKSKKLVPEGIVGRVPVKGPVAESLYQLVGGLRSGMGYVGAADIRELQDKAQFVEISAAGLRESHVHDVIITKESPNYRIDNN is encoded by the coding sequence ATGAGCAAGATCGTGTGCAAGGCACTGACGTTCGACGACGTCCTGCTGCAGCCCGGCTATTCCGAAGTCACCCCCGACCTCGTGGACGTCTCCACCTGGCTCACCCCCGAAATCCGCCTCAACATTCCCCTGCTCAGCGCCGCCATGGACACCGTGACCGATTCCGGCATGGCCATTTCCATGGCCCGCAACGGCGGCGTGGGCGTCATCCACAAGAACATGCCCGTGGACCGCCAGCGCATCGAAGTCGAAAAGGTCAAGAAGTCCGAAAGCGGCATGATCATCGACCCCGTGACCATCGACCCCGACTATTCCGTGCGCCAGGCCCTGGAGCTGATGGCCGAATACCGCGTGTCCGGCCTGCCGGTGGTGCGCGGGGTGGAACTGGTGGGCATTCTGACCAACCGCGACGTGCGCTTCGTCAAGGACCTGGAAGGCACCCAGGTGCGCGAGGTGATGACCAGCAAGAACCTGGTCACCGTGCCCGTGGGCACCACCCTGGACGAGGCCAAGGACCTGCTGCACGCGCACCGCATCGAAAAGCTGCTGGTGGTGGACGAGGGCAATCGCCTGAAGGGCCTCATCACCATGAAGGACATCGACAAGGTCCAGAAGTACCCGAATTCGTGCAAGGACGACAACGGTCGCCTGCGCGTGGGCGCCGCCATCGGCATCGGCAAGGACTGCGAGGAACGCGCGGGCGCCCTGCTGGCCGCGGGCGTGGACTTTCTGGTGCTGGATTCCGCCCATGGCCACTCGCGCAACGTGCTGCGCGCCATCGAAATGGTCAAGGGCGCCTTCCCCAAGTGCCAGCTGGTGGCGGGCAACGTGGCCACCTACGAAGGGGCGAAAGCCATCCTGAAGGCGGGGGCCAACACCGTGAAGGTGGGCATCGGCCCCGGCTCCATCTGCACCACCCGCATCGTGGCGGGCGTGGGCGTGCCCCAGGTGACCGCCATCCTCGAATCCGTGCGCGCCGCACGCGAGCTTGACCGCTGCATCATCGCCGACGGCGGCGTGAAGTTCTCGGGCGACGTGGTGAAGGCCATCGCCATGGGCGCGGACACCGTGATGATCGGCAGCCTGTTCGCCGGTACCGACGAAAGCCCGGGCGAAACCATTCTCTATCAGGGCCGCTCGTACAAGATCTATCGCGGCATGGGCTCCATCGACGCCATGAAGGAAGGCAGCTCCGACCGCTACTTCCAGGAAAAGAGCAAGAAGCTGGTGCCCGAAGGCATCGTGGGCCGCGTGCCCGTGAAGGGTCCGGTGGCCGAAAGCCTGTACCAGCTGGTGGGCGGCCTGCGTTCCGGCATGGGGTACGTGGGCGCGGCGGACATCAGGGAATTGCAGGACAAGGCGCAGTTCGTGGAAATCTCTGCGGCGGGGCTTCGTGAAAGCCACGTGCATGATGTGATCATTACCAAGGAATCGCCCAACTACCGCATCGACAACAACTAG
- the guaA gene encoding glutamine-hydrolyzing GMP synthase, whose protein sequence is MEAQTKVIIIDYGSQVTQLIARRVREAGVYSEIHPCIVTADQVRAMKPAAVILSGGPASVGEADAPTLDKGLLELGVPVLAICYGMQLLGHNLGGQLATSETREYGPSDLTLLGDCPLWDGIDKSAPTRVWMSHGDKVKTPPPGFAVVGRTATLDVAAMADNARRIYAVQFHPEVHHTEEGARIISNFLFHVARLKADWTMSSFVERAIKEMAETVGDRHVVCALSGGIDSTVVAVLLHKAIGKRLHCIFVDNGVLRLNEGQEVVDYLREHFDLNLKYVQAQRRFLDKLEGVDDPEQKRKIIGYTFIEVFDEEAKALGHVDFLAQGTLYPDVIESVSHKGPSAVIKSHHNVGGLPEKMNLKLIEPLRELFKDEVRKVAGELGLPDFIIWRHPFPGPGLAIRVIGEITEERLDILRKADKIVQAELMSSGWYRKVWQGFAVLLPLKTVGVMGDGRTYEHVIALRIVDSVDAMTADWARLPSELLERISSRIINEVKGVNRVVYDISSKPPSTIEWE, encoded by the coding sequence ATGGAAGCACAGACCAAGGTCATCATCATCGACTACGGTTCGCAGGTGACGCAGCTCATCGCCCGCCGCGTGCGCGAGGCTGGCGTCTACTCCGAAATCCACCCCTGCATCGTCACGGCGGACCAGGTGCGCGCCATGAAGCCCGCCGCCGTCATCCTGTCCGGCGGCCCGGCCAGCGTGGGCGAGGCAGACGCCCCCACCCTGGACAAGGGCCTGCTGGAACTCGGCGTGCCGGTTCTGGCCATCTGCTACGGCATGCAGCTTCTGGGGCACAACCTGGGCGGCCAGCTGGCCACCTCGGAAACCCGCGAATACGGCCCCTCCGACCTTACCCTGCTGGGCGACTGCCCGCTGTGGGACGGCATCGACAAGTCTGCCCCCACCCGCGTGTGGATGAGCCACGGCGACAAGGTCAAGACGCCCCCGCCCGGCTTTGCCGTGGTGGGCCGCACCGCCACCCTGGACGTGGCGGCCATGGCCGATAATGCCCGCCGCATCTACGCCGTGCAGTTCCACCCCGAAGTGCACCACACCGAGGAAGGCGCCCGCATCATCAGCAACTTCCTGTTCCATGTGGCCAGGCTGAAGGCCGACTGGACCATGTCCTCGTTTGTCGAGCGCGCCATCAAGGAAATGGCCGAAACCGTGGGCGACCGCCACGTGGTGTGCGCGCTTTCGGGCGGCATCGACTCCACCGTGGTGGCCGTGCTGCTGCACAAGGCCATCGGCAAGCGCCTGCACTGCATCTTCGTGGACAACGGCGTGCTGCGCCTGAACGAAGGCCAGGAAGTGGTGGACTACCTGCGCGAGCACTTCGACCTGAACCTGAAGTACGTGCAGGCCCAGCGCCGCTTCCTCGACAAGCTGGAAGGCGTGGACGACCCCGAGCAGAAGCGCAAGATCATCGGCTACACCTTCATCGAGGTGTTCGACGAGGAAGCCAAAGCCCTTGGGCACGTGGACTTCCTGGCGCAGGGCACCCTGTACCCCGACGTGATCGAGTCGGTGTCGCACAAGGGTCCTTCCGCCGTCATCAAGAGCCACCACAACGTGGGCGGCCTGCCGGAAAAGATGAACCTGAAGCTCATCGAGCCGCTGCGCGAACTGTTCAAGGACGAAGTGCGCAAGGTGGCGGGCGAACTGGGCCTGCCGGACTTCATCATCTGGCGCCACCCCTTCCCCGGCCCCGGCCTTGCCATTCGCGTCATCGGCGAAATCACCGAGGAACGCCTGGACATCCTGCGCAAGGCCGACAAGATCGTGCAGGCCGAGCTGATGTCCTCCGGCTGGTACCGCAAGGTGTGGCAGGGTTTTGCCGTGCTGCTGCCGCTGAAGACCGTGGGCGTCATGGGTGACGGCCGCACCTACGAGCACGTCATCGCCCTGCGCATCGTGGACAGTGTGGACGCCATGACGGCGGACTGGGCACGCTTGCCTTCCGAACTGCTTGAGCGTATTTCGAGCCGGATAATCAACGAGGTTAAGGGCGTGAACCGCGTGGTCTACGACATCTCCTCGAAGCCGCCGAGCACCATCGAATGGGAATAG